The Pyxidicoccus sp. MSG2 DNA segment CAACTCCCAGTTGCCCACGTGCCCGGAGACGAAGACGACGCCGCGCCCTCGGGCCAGCGCCGTCTCCAATACGCGACGGTCCTCCTCCGGCCAGGCGACGAGGCGCTCCAGCCCCCGGTCCAGCGCGCCGGTGCAGGCCACCTCCAGGGCGGCGGCGCCCAGGTGGCGGAAGGCGGCGCGGGCCACGGCCTGCCGCTCCGCGTCGGACTTCTCCGGGAAGGCCACGGCCAGGGACTTCAGGGCCTTGCGCCGCTCACCGCCGGCCAGCGTGTAGGCCAGTGCCCCCAGACGTGCGCCCAGGGCCCGGGCGACGCCCAGGGGGAGGGGTTGAAGGAGCAACAGCACTCCGCGGATGAGCACGTAGCGGAGGAAACGTTTGAGGCGCTTTGCTAAGGGTGGACGCTCCACGAGGCGTTCAATATCCCATGCGCGAATACAACTTCGACGGGCTCGTCGGCCCCACCCACAATTACGGCGGCCTCTCGCCCGGCAACCTGGCGTCGCAGAGCCACGTCGGAGAGCCGAGCCACCCCCGGGAGGCGGCGCTCCAGGGCCTGGAGAAGATGCGCTTCGTGTCCGGCCTGGGCGTGGGCCAGGCCGTGCTGCCGCCCCAGCCGCGCCCGTCCCTGCGCGCCCTGAGGGCGCTGGGCTTCACCGGCACCGACGAGGAAATCATCACCCGCGCTGCGCGCGAGGCGGAGCACCTGCTACGGCTGACCTCCAGCGCGTCCGCCATGTGGACGGCCAACGCGGCGACGATTGCGCCGAGCGCGGACACGGCGGACGGCCGCGTCCACCTGACGCCCGCCAACCTGTCGCAGATGTACCACCGCGCGATCGAGGCGGAGACGACGCACGCGGTGCTGCGCTCCATCTTCGCGGACGAGCGGTACTTCACCGTGCACCCGCCCCTGCCGGGCAGCGGCCACTTCGCGGACGAGGGCGCGGCCAACCACACGCGGCTGGCCACCCCGGGGCACCCCGGCATCCACCTGCTCGCCTGGGGCCGAAGCGCGTGGCAGGACGTGCAGGGGCCAAAGCGCTTCCCGGCGCGGCAGACGCTGGAGGCGAGCCAGGCGCTGGCGCGGCTCCACAAGCTGGACCCGAAGTCGGTGCTCTTCCCGCAGCAGCACCCGGCCGGCATCGACTCGGGCGCGTTCCACACGGACGTGCTGGCGGTGGGCAACGAGCGCTTCCTGATGCTGCATGAATTGGCCTTCGTGGACCACCCGGGGCTGCTCCAGGTGCTGCGCGAGAAGCTGGGCCCGGACTTCCGCGCGGTGGTGGCCAGCAGCGCGGAATTGCCGCCGAAGGACGCGGTGAAGTCCTACCCGTTCAACTCGCAGGTGCTGACGCTGCCGGATGGCACCATGGCGATTGTCGCGCCCATGGAGAGCCGCGAGACTCCCGCGGCGCGCCAGTTCCTGGAGCGCGTGGTGGCCGAGGACACCCCGGTGAAGGCCGTGCACTACCTGGACGTGCGCCAGTCGATGAACAACGGCGGCGGCCCGGCCTGTCTGCGCCAGCGGGTGTGGCTGACGGACGCGGAGCGCAAGGCGGTGACCGCGGACGTCTTCTACACGCCCGCGCTGCACGACTCGCTGGCCGCCTGGGTGCGGCGCCACTACCGCGAGGTGCTGCGGCCCAAGGACCTCCAGGACCCGCAGCTGGTGCGCGAGACGATGAACGCGCTGGACGACCTGACGCGCCTGCTCAAGCTCGGCAGCGTCTACGACTTCCAGCGCTGAAATCCGGCTCCCCCGCTCCCCTGCCCTACCGGCGGGCCTCCAGGCCCCCGGTGGGTGGGAATGCCCACGGTGGAGCCAGACGGCGGCGTCGTACCATGGTCTCAACCGGCGGGACGCATCACCTTCTCCGACAAGGAGGTGACATTCCCCATGATTCCGGAATCCATCCAGCATTACCTCCAGCGCCACCGCGTGCGCTTCGAGCGCTACTGGCATCCGCATGCGGTCAGCGCCCAGGAGTTGGCGGAAGCGCTGCATGTCTCAGGCTGGCGCGTCGCCAAGTCCGTCATCGTGCTGGCGGACCGGCAGCCGTGGATTGTCGTCGTGCCCGCGGCGGGCACGGTGGACCTGCAGCAGGTCCGCGACATCCTCAGCGCGCGCAGCGTGCGGCTGGCCACGGAGGCTGAGTTCTCCAGCCACTTCCCCGACTGCGAGGTGGGCGCGGAGCCCCCCTTCGGCGAGCTCTATGGCCTGCCGGTGGCGGTGGACGAGTCCCTCAGCCTGACGGAGCGCCTGCTCTTCCGGGCGGGCTCGCATGAGGAGGCACTGGAGATGCGCTTCCAGGACTTCGCCACGCTGGAGTGGCCCCTGGTGGCGTCGTTCATCCGGCGTGAGCAGCGGCAGGCGGTGGGCATCCCAGCGGTGGCGATGGAGTCCCACGCTCCCGCGTGACGACGCGAGCGGCACGGGCTACGGGATGTCGGCCGCTTCGCCCGCGCCACCGGTGTTGCCCAGCAGGTGCTGCAGCTCCTGGGCGTGCGGGTCGTCCGTGAGCTCCTTGCGGCGCGTGTCCACCCGGGTGCGCTCCTCGGCCTCCAGCCGGGCCGCCCAGGCCTCGGCCTCCTTGCGTGAGCCGGCAGGCAGCAGGCGCAGGCCCTCGTGGACCGAGCGGGCCGCGGCGTCATACCGGTGCAGCGCCTCCTGCGTGCGGGCCACGGCGAACCAGGCATCCGGTCCGGGTGCCAGCCGCGCGGCGGTCTGCCGCAGCTCCACGGCGCGGGACAGCAGCCCCTCACGCTCCAGGCACGACGCCTCCATGGACAACAGCCGCGCGCGCTGCGCGTAGTCGGTGAGGAACGGGGACACCGCCTGCAGCGTGTCCTTCGCCCGCCGCGTCAGCCCCGCGTCCAGTTGCTGCGAGGCCAGCGTGAAGGACAACTCCACATGGCCCGGGAAGCGCGCCAGCAGTCGCTCCAGCGTCTGGAGTGCCTCGTCGCGTCGGCCCTGGGCCCGCAGCACCTCCGCGCGCAGCAGGTGCGTGTCCAGGGACTCCGGCTCCAGGCGCTCCACCTCGGCGCACGCCGTCTCCGCGGCCGGCAGCTCGCTCTTGCGCAGCCGCAGCCGCGCCTCGCGCGCCCACAGCGCCGCCTGGCCCGGGCGGCCCTCGAAGTGCTCGCGTGCCCAGCCCGAGTAGGCCAGCGCCGCGCCCAGCCGTCCCGGCGTGTTGCCCAGCGAGTCCAGCAGCCGCACCGCCACTTCCGGCGCGTCCGGCGTCAGCGCGGCCAGGTCCTCCAGCGAGCGCACCCGGCGCAGGGCCTCGCCCTGGAGCACGGACAGGTCTCCGGCCTCGTACGCCAGCCGGTACTCCAGGAAGCCCTGCGAGCGGCGTCCCAGCTCCAGCAGCGCCCGCGCGGCCACCCGGTGCGCGACGGCGTCATGGGGCGACAGGTACAGCGCGCGGTTGATGAAGGCCAGCGCCTCGCCCGCGACCTCGGGGCCCCGGGCCGCGTAGGCCGAGGCCACCAGCCGGTAGAGCAGGTAGTCCGAGGGGTGCCGGTCGATGAGCGTCTGCCCGCGCGCGCGCACGTCGGACTCCGGCGCTCGCGCGGTGACGAGCCCCGCCAGCTCCGCCTCCGCGTCGGACAGGTGGTGCCGGCCGGGCACCAGCGCCACCAGGGCCAGCCCCGTCAGCGCCACGCCCGTGCCCAGCACCCAGGCGGAGGGCTTCACGCACCCCGGCTTCGTGGCCCCGGTGCGCTCGCGCTCGCGAGGCCGGGCCACCGCGCCCAGCACCACCAGCGCCGCCACCGCGCACGCCGGCAGCTCCAGGCTGAAGTCGAAGAGGTCATGCAGCGCCAGCGCCGCCACGCCCGCCAGCGCGGACAACTCCAGCGCGTCCAGGCCCTCACGGCGCAGCAGGCGCGCGAAGCCCCATGCGGCCACCGCCAGTAGCAGCAGGCCCGGCACGCCCAGCTCCACCGCCCCTTGCAGCACCGCGTTCTCCGGGTGCGTGAAGGTGTTGGGGTTGGGCTCGGACTGGTAGCGCGGGAAGGCCGCCTCGAAGGCGCCGCGCCCCATGCCCAGCACGGGGAAGGCGCGCGCCGTCCGGGCCATCATCGGCCACAGGCCCACCTTGGAGTGGCGCAACTCCTCCACGCTGTCCGCGCTGCGCGCCTCCGCCCACAGCCGGTCCGCCGCGGTGTACGCGCCCACCGCCAGCACGGCGAGCAGCCCCAGCAGCGCGGCGGCGCTTCGAGCCCACACCGGGGGCGTGCGCCCCGCCGTTTCACGACGCCGGCGCAGCAGCAGCACCGCCAGCAGCGCCTGGCCGAAGACGAAGAAGGCGATGCCGCCGCGCGACAGCGTCAGCACCACGCCCAGCCCGCCCGCCCCCGCCGCCAGCGCGTACGGCAGCGCGCGCGAGCGGGGCCGCGTGGTGAGCGCCAGCCCCAGCGCCACCGTGGAGGCCAGCCCCAGGAAGCCCGCGAGGTGGTTGGGGTTGCCGAAGGGCGTCACCAGCGTGGGCCGCGCGTCGACCCAGGGCAGCACGCCGAAAAGGGACTGCACGCCGAGCAGCGCGTGCCCCAGCCCCACCACCACCAGCGCCGCGCCGGTGAAGGCCAGCACCGCCAGCAGCCGCTCGCGGCTGAGGCGCGCGCGGCACACCTGCACCGCCGCGAGGAAGGAGAGGAGATACGCCACGTGCTTCGCCAGCTCGCGCCAGGTGGCCGGCGGGTCCAGCGACACGGGCCGCGCGCCGCCCAGGCCCATGGGTACCAGGGCGAAGTCGCGCAGCGCCGCGGCCTCCGGGCTCAACACGTCCAGCACGCCCGCCGGCAGCGGCACCAACTGCACCGCGCACAGCACCGCGCCCGCGGCCAGGGGCACCGCCAGCAGCGGGAAGCGCAGCGACTGGCCCTGCCGCCTCGCGGCCACCGCCGCCAGCACCGCCGCCGCACCGGAGAGCGCCACCAGCGGCCACAGCACCC contains these protein-coding regions:
- the astB gene encoding N-succinylarginine dihydrolase, coding for MREYNFDGLVGPTHNYGGLSPGNLASQSHVGEPSHPREAALQGLEKMRFVSGLGVGQAVLPPQPRPSLRALRALGFTGTDEEIITRAAREAEHLLRLTSSASAMWTANAATIAPSADTADGRVHLTPANLSQMYHRAIEAETTHAVLRSIFADERYFTVHPPLPGSGHFADEGAANHTRLATPGHPGIHLLAWGRSAWQDVQGPKRFPARQTLEASQALARLHKLDPKSVLFPQQHPAGIDSGAFHTDVLAVGNERFLMLHELAFVDHPGLLQVLREKLGPDFRAVVASSAELPPKDAVKSYPFNSQVLTLPDGTMAIVAPMESRETPAARQFLERVVAEDTPVKAVHYLDVRQSMNNGGGPACLRQRVWLTDAERKAVTADVFYTPALHDSLAAWVRRHYREVLRPKDLQDPQLVRETMNALDDLTRLLKLGSVYDFQR
- a CDS encoding aminoacyl-tRNA deacylase, whose translation is MIPESIQHYLQRHRVRFERYWHPHAVSAQELAEALHVSGWRVAKSVIVLADRQPWIVVVPAAGTVDLQQVRDILSARSVRLATEAEFSSHFPDCEVGAEPPFGELYGLPVAVDESLSLTERLLFRAGSHEEALEMRFQDFATLEWPLVASFIRREQRQAVGIPAVAMESHAPA
- a CDS encoding O-antigen ligase family protein — encoded protein: MSSSHRGTSRFTLLAEAALAALVVLGPVALGGAARWVLWPLVALSGAAAVLAAVAARRQGQSLRFPLLAVPLAAGAVLCAVQLVPLPAGVLDVLSPEAAALRDFALVPMGLGGARPVSLDPPATWRELAKHVAYLLSFLAAVQVCRARLSRERLLAVLAFTGAALVVVGLGHALLGVQSLFGVLPWVDARPTLVTPFGNPNHLAGFLGLASTVALGLALTTRPRSRALPYALAAGAGGLGVVLTLSRGGIAFFVFGQALLAVLLLRRRRETAGRTPPVWARSAAALLGLLAVLAVGAYTAADRLWAEARSADSVEELRHSKVGLWPMMARTARAFPVLGMGRGAFEAAFPRYQSEPNPNTFTHPENAVLQGAVELGVPGLLLLAVAAWGFARLLRREGLDALELSALAGVAALALHDLFDFSLELPACAVAALVVLGAVARPRERERTGATKPGCVKPSAWVLGTGVALTGLALVALVPGRHHLSDAEAELAGLVTARAPESDVRARGQTLIDRHPSDYLLYRLVASAYAARGPEVAGEALAFINRALYLSPHDAVAHRVAARALLELGRRSQGFLEYRLAYEAGDLSVLQGEALRRVRSLEDLAALTPDAPEVAVRLLDSLGNTPGRLGAALAYSGWAREHFEGRPGQAALWAREARLRLRKSELPAAETACAEVERLEPESLDTHLLRAEVLRAQGRRDEALQTLERLLARFPGHVELSFTLASQQLDAGLTRRAKDTLQAVSPFLTDYAQRARLLSMEASCLEREGLLSRAVELRQTAARLAPGPDAWFAVARTQEALHRYDAAARSVHEGLRLLPAGSRKEAEAWAARLEAEERTRVDTRRKELTDDPHAQELQHLLGNTGGAGEAADIP